The following nucleotide sequence is from Apodemus sylvaticus chromosome 2, mApoSyl1.1, whole genome shotgun sequence.
ATGCCTAGCATGCAAATGGAACGGAGGATGATAACCAGCACCGCAGAGACAGCATGGTGGTATACTTCTGCAAGCccagcatccaggaagcagaaagaggaggatcagaatttcaaggtcatTCCTGACTACATTTCAttatttgaagccagcctggaccacacaaGTCTCTGTTTCTGGTGGAAAAAGAGTCTCTCTCAATGTCAAGTTGTAACTGTTCTATTAATGTTagcattttccctttccctttgcaTGAATGCCCAAGAATGAGATATAAAAATTTACACTGCATACAAGCCTAAGCTTCcactaaatgtaaaataaaaattctaaggcTAAGAAAATGCAATCGCAGTTATTGATTCTTTTAAAGATGTGAGGTATAAAATAATGTTGAGTTTTACAATTGATGTCTAGGAAAGGGATActattggaagaaagaagaaaagtctaagcactgagaaggaaaaaacggggttggggatttagctcagtggtagagtgggcaagcgcaaggccctggggtTCGGTCCTCAGCGGTAGAGAGAGcatattgcttttgcagagggtttggttcccagcactcacatgcactcaaaaccatctataattgAAGTTCCAGGGAatacgccctcttctggcctccaagggcaccagaaaggaaaaaaagaaaaaagtctcaaaaaacaaaacaaagcaaaaatagaaaatagagaaGTCTAGTTTAGTTCAGGTTTCTGGGCTGAGTTAACTAAGTCGCTGTGGTAACCTAGAAAGAACAGGTTTAGGGAAGAAGTTCGACATAGGGCAAGCTATATGGGAAGAGAAGAACGAAGCCTTTGTGGGTTTTACGGTCCCAGGCGGGCATGGTGACGGGGTGGTCCTGTGGCCAAGGGATTCATGAATATGCATTCACTGCTGAACCTCCGCGGCCAGTTGGATTCCAGCGTCTGAGTCACCTGGGTTTCCTTCCCAGGTGCTGTGGGCGGGAGCGGTAAGAGTGACAGCAGCCTCCAGCTCAGCGATTGTTTGGTAGGCACCATAAAAAAGGTCTAACTCAACTGCGGAGGCAGTCGTCAGAGTTTGAGCTGGACATTAAGCAAACCACTTTTGTATTGGTCAGTGAAGCAATAGAAATAAGAGGACAACGGCAATCGTTGTAGTTGTGGGGGCGGGACTAGCAGGACATGCCCTACGTGGATTGGACCTGGAGGTTTTGACATCATCCGAAAGGCGTGGTCATGTCTAATAAAGCCGAGAGCCGTCGCCGCACCCGCAGTAAGTTCCACCGCAGTTACAGTTCCGGGTGGTTCGCGTGAGGCGGAGCTCGACAGTTCCGTCTGCTTCAGCCGCAGCGTCTCCCTGCCTGTCTCGTTGCGTTCTCCAGAGAGGGGACGGACCTCCACTTCCTCTTTCAGAAAAATGTGAGTTGACTCTGGTCTTGGGTCCTCGACACCTCTTTACCGACTCTCCCCCGCAGTGTCCGACTCTGCGGGACGGAAAATGGCGCATTGCAGCAGCTGCGGCGACGCCGGGAACCACCAGCTCGCGCCGCCCCCAGACCGGGCCACCCCGGATTGCGGGCAGCGCCCCATCCCGCACCAGCTGCAGCTGGCACTCTACGGCAGGGCGAGGGCGCGGGGGTCCCACGTTCATTGCACCCTCCCCTCTTGCCTTTGTATCGCGGAACCCCcaagggggaaaaggggggatGTATAGATTCAGACAGGGAACTCGGAGACCCTTTCTTGTTTGACAGCCTCTGGGAAGACTGTAGGTGCACCTGTCCATTCTTGACTGGGCTTGCCCGCAGTCTCTGGATGTGTGCATGCCCCTCACCCAAAGTGTGATGTACCTGCCTCATGGCTGTGAGAAAAGCTGCAGAAACTTACTTGCTAGTTCGGTGGCGCCTTGTGAGCAGCTCAGAAAGTCTCAGGGGACAGTGGTAGGAGATCCTAATGCAGCGGGTTTATGCTAAGGTGATTTCCAGTGATCAGGTCCTAGCCAAAATATTGGAGGAGAAATTGGGAGAAcagtgaattcattattttatccAAAACACATAGTTTAGTCTTTAGCTGTTTTCGGCATCTTCCCCTTCTGAAGATCTGTGGCTAGATAAATTAAGAACTTCCTTTTaggatcacatacacacaaagaaggattttctttattttcatttattatctgGATCTCTTCCCTGGTGCTagatatatttgtgtttgttcCCTCAccatcttcccccctccctccctcctcctccctccctccttccctccctcccctcttcccccctctctccctctctcctctctctccctctctttccctctccctccctccctccctccctccctccctccctccctccctctctcctttgtttGGCTTTTCtacatagggtttctctgtgtagccctggctgtctcagaattccctctatagacaaggcttgaactcagagatctacctgagtgccttccaagtgctgggattaaaggtgtgcactaccacacttGTGTTGCTTCTATTGACAAAAGGGGAGCAGGATTTTGTATTACATAAGGATTTTAACTCCCAGGATAGGTTAGGGTGGAGTGTTACTACCTCCCAACACACAGTAAGTAAAGTGAGTCCTCTGAAGTTTTACAGTTATTTTATCCTTTCTCTTCTATGGTTTTAACATACTGTGCAGTTTTTACAAGCCCACAGATCTAGATGtttaggggagggggaggggtcctTCTTAGCTGACTGGCTGCAGGTAGTTtcctgtgtgatgtttggaaggaGGTTGAGAAAGCACGGTGGCTAGCGGGGAATCACGAGGTCTCTGACCTTAATCTTGTCATTGGTGCCACCATCCTGGACTCCTTCCAACACTAGCTGCTACCAACTCATTGAAATCCCTGCCTCTGGTCTAGAACTAGATTGCTTAGCTAGCTCAGTAGCAGTGGAGATCCTGCGGCTCCTGTGGCTTTGAAGCTCTAGTCTAGGAAGGAAATGGGAAAGCGACTGTTTAAGTGGAAGAAACCAGTGTCATCTGCTAATAGAGTTTCTCTGAGGGCCTGTTACATCTTGTCTAGAACATTTCACTTAGTTATGGAGAAGGAGAGTCTATATCTTGATTCTTTTGTAATTAACCAAGGAGTTTACTTTTTCAGCAGCTTTCTGGTGGCTTAACCTTTACTCTACTTATTCTTGGGCTTTCTAgcaaagattatttatttatttatttatttatttattttagcatttAAGAAATTCGTATTCTCCATTTATATTACTCTCTTTGCCTTGCTGATGTGGCTCTCGCCATGACAGGAAAAGAAATCTTGTGTAGGTTTAATTCTGGGAACTCATTAGCTGGCAAGTGTCAGTGAGAAGTTTATCTACAAGGTCCCACAGTTGCTTTAACCCCagcagatgggaggcagaggcagatggatctgcaTTTCAGGctctcctggtctacagagagagtcccaggacacccagggcttcctgagacctcatctcaaaacaaaacaaaagaaccaaccaaccaaaacacaaaccaaaccaaaccctggATTATTCCCTTCTAAGGCCGGGAGAGCTCTGCCCTCAGCGCTCAGCAGTGCTGGGGAAGGGCTGGTCCTCACGTCACAGTAGTGCAGTTCAGGGTTCCTTTTCTGACGCAGGGACTAGGAGACTCTCCTGAGACATCGCCCAGTCTGAGGAAGAATGGACAGAGTGTCAGTGCCGCGTGTACACTGAGGGCTGCTTCTAGAACTTTAATTTCTGGTCTGTGCTTTTCCGAACAACTGGTATAATTGTTTTAGGCCTGAGattcattttaaatgaaactcCTGTCTTTTCTGTCAAGAACAACACAACCAGCTCTGATTCACGGCACCTATGCAGACTGCTTTTGGTGGTTCTCCAAACTGCTTTTGCAGCACCTGTAATGTACCAATCACCGTCAGAAGCATAACTGGGAGCCAGACCCCGCCACCAGGCAGGACCATCAGCCAGACCCTGCCTCCAGGCGGGACAATCAGTCAGACCCCGCCCTGAGGCAGGACCTTCATCAGCTCACCCTAGTGTTTTCTACAAATTCCTCTTCCCCTAGATTGGGCTGTCCCATTTTATTTCATGGGAAGAGCTTCTAATGGCCAGGCAAATTCCATTTAGGTCAAGGCTGGCATATCTGTCCCCATGGCCATCGTGCCAGAGGATGTGTTTGAGTTTGCCTCTCGGTCCCTGGGATGGCGGAGGAGCCTTCCGTTTTCGTTCAGCATTTGCTTTGGTGGTGTGGGGTGAGGACACACGGGCCTCTTCTTGTCTCCGTTACTTTGTGCACTGTTTACTTCTCTCCGCAGGTCTGCTCCAGCTCAGCCACCTGCTGAAGGGACAGAAGGGGCTGCCCCAGGCGGGggtcctcctggtcctcctcccAATACGACCAGTAACAGACGATTACAGCAAACCCAGGCCCAAGTGGAGGAGGTAGGCCCCCGGCACACTCCTCCTCCTGACTGAGTGACTGAGTCTCGGCTCCGTTTACCtgccttcttctttcttacaGGGAAAGGCTCTGGGGCAAAGGCCTTGGCTTGTGATCTCCCAGGCATTATTCATTCTCTTTGTCTCTAGGGAGGAGATCTCAgcatctttctctctgcattctcctcAGGTGGTCGACATCATGCGTGTGAATGTGGACAAGGTCCTGGAGAGGGACCAGAAGTTGTCAGAGCTGGATGACCGAGCTGATGCCTTGCAGGCTGGGGCATCACAATTTGAAAGCAGTGCTGCCAAGCTAAAAAGGAAGTACTGGTGGAAGAACTGCAAGGTAAGACTCCCTGCCCTCCCCAGCTGGTTCCCGCCTTGCTCCCTCAGAGGCAAGAGGACAGTTaacttctccctcccttccttccttccctcccttttttttttttgtttgtttgtttgtttttggatttggtttttttgagacagggtttctctgtatagcgctggctgtcctggaacacactctgtagaccaggctggccttgaactcagaaatctgcctgcctctgcctcccaagtgctgggattaaagtcatgcgccaccaccgccctacaacttctcattttctttcttctgaaatCTGGAAGCCTCCTTGATACGCATTACCTGTACTGGCCACCAGGGTAGGCTAGAGTGTTCAGAACCACTGAGAAAGCCCTTTGTAGAGGAACTTAGAATTTAGGCTAGCCAAATGGCTTTTTCCCCTTAGTGCCTTCTGCAGAAATTCTCACCTGGCTCTTTCCTCAGACCCCCAGTAGCCATACACTGGCTCGGTATATGTATTTAAACATCCACAACTTCTGTAGCCCAGCAGATACTTCAAAAAGTTTGCCTATCCATTGGaattccaagaagaaaaaaaataataacaggcATCAGGTAGTAAACAAGCTGAGGTTGCAGTCCTCTGCTCCTGAGGTCATGCCCCtacgggaggcagaggcctgcgggtggtcccatctctgcttctgattgtcttcctccttcctgaGTACAAAGGGCTCATGCTCTGTCCCTGTGTCCTCAGATGATGATCATGCTGGGAGCTATCTGTGCCATCATCGTGGTAGTCATTGTAAGTAAGTATCGCTGAGGTCGCTGATGGGGTGAAGAGGTGGGCAGGTCCTGGAGTCTTctcccagcctgcctgcctgcctgcctggctgcctggctgcctgggGAGTGGGGCTGCTCTGCAGAGGTATGGAGACGGCTGCTGGGGAGCGATCGTCGCCTGgtttgggagggaggaagggggaaaacgAGGACATTCCTTGATGGCCAGGCTTCCCCTGCAAAGAGTTGTGGGGAGGTCGCCCCTTCTGCTGAGGAGGTGGGGCCGTGCTGTCTGTCACTAGCTTGGGTCCAGGGGAGACCCTTGGGGCTGGGGTGCCTGTTGCTGAGAGACCTGACTGTCTAGCGATGTGCTGTAACTCGCCCTCTtgttctctcctgtctcttttctccttctccgtCTGGGACTTGCTGGTTCCTGTGTCCAGTCTACTTTTTTACTTGAGAGTGTGCCGTCCCTTCCCTGTTCTCCATTGCCATCCAAGCTCATGTCCTTTCCCCTCTGTTTGTTCTTTCGACCAactcctccatcttcccttctccGTCCTGGCCCAGGCTTCTCCTCGCTCCTTCCCTTTGTGTTGCATTCATTTGCACTCTTCCTCAAAACTAGAAATGCTGCTCGCGGCACAGTCTTGAAGTCACTACGGGGAACAGCTGGCACCTCCTCCTCACCCATGTATCGTGTGCCCGGAGCTTAAACAAGTTGTGGCCAAGGGAAGGAGGGGCGGGGATGGCACAGGGGAAGCGTCTGAGCAGTTAGCGTGgctgaggggaggagaagggtaTTTTTGTCCATGGAGTCTCTGAGAAAGGCTGGCCTTTGGCAGGAGGGGAGCAAGAATGATCGGGAAGTAGTAGCTTGCtgccagtgtgtatgtgtatgtatatgtatgttagtTGGGAACTACTGCCTGCTGTCCTCATTTGGAACTTTCCTCCCATACCAGGCCTGTCTTGGGTCCCAGAGGTCTGTTTAAAGACCAACTTCAAATCCCTTTTAGGAAAAGTCAACCTTGTATTTTGTAGCTACTGTCTATCTGTCAGTACGggattttctgtgtctttggAGAACTTTACAACCTTTCGCTTTGTTCTCCGTAGGCCTAGGAAAGACGTACTTTCTGGTTTTAAAAACACCAGGGCActcttcccttctcccagaaGCCGTCCCACACGCTTCGCCTCATGTCATTTAAAGCATTTGATGCTGCTCATGAAGGTACCAAATAATTTTAGGGAATCGGGGGCTTTGAAAATAACAGGCTTTCAGGACCGTGCTTCTTGCCGTCTCACTAGTGAGAGTCCTGTCCCGCCCTTGGTGTTGGTTATGAGAGAGAAGTGAGAGTCACATGGTAAGACCCCCAGGCTCCCACAGAACGCTTGCTTTCCTCCACACTGCCCTGTGTGTAAGTGGATGAGGCTAGAGAGTTAGAGAAGTCCACAGCCCCCACGGCTCAGTTCTGGACAGGAGGCTCCAGGCTGTGCCGTCGCACCGCGCTGCTGTGCTGTGAGGCATGGGCCTCGCATCCGTAGCTGCCTGCCACTCTTCCGTTAGTTCTCTGCAGCCGCTGTGCCCGTCCGTTCTGCATCGCCTCATGTCTTTCATTCCCTATGCATGCTCTGTGTGTTTGCTGGAACTGGAGATAGAGCTGCTCAGTCTGTCTCGGGAGCTTCTGCTGGGCCTCAGGATAGGATGCTGCATGGGATGAAGGCAGGTGCTGAGGGGAGGCACGGGCTCCTCTGGCCCACAAGTAGGAAGAGGCGGGGCCGTGCTGGGCTGGGTGCCCACTTCCCGCACGCATGCGCGCGCAGCAGCATTTCATTCTGTGGAacatcctccctttccctttgccCATTTCCCATGATCCCTTCGTGCTGCcgaagggcaggactgaagagcTGGAGGAAAGCAGTCAGTGCACCCTCCCCGTGTCCCCCGACGGTCTCCACCGTCCTCTGGGCCTCCCTTTGCCTGGTGCAGGGGCTCACCACTGGAGAAGAACCACCACTGTCCTCGCTGTGGCCCAGCCTGAGCAGTTACCACTGGCCAGCACAGGAGCGATCTCCTGGGTTCTGTCTCTCTAAGGCTTGGGTGTAGTTGGCTTGGTTCTTCTGGGGTGTTAGTCCTTCTACTTTCTATCTCAGCTCACCCCGAACCCCTCTGTGTCGCTGCAGTCTTTTTTCCCTCCCACCCATGTGCATGAGCAAATCTGCAACTAACCCTGGGACTTTGCAGCCAACTGAAGCCaagcttcccacatctcctcttTGTTTGCCATGAGATGATGTGGGGTTTCCATCGTGTCTGTCATTACCTCTGTCTCTTTCCTAACCAGTCTCACAGTTTATGTATAGTAGTAAGAGTTGTACTTCCACCAAAGGCATGTGACATATTTACCAATCTCATGTATTCTCAACAAAGGCGAAAAATACAAATTCCTACCACAACATCGACTGGATTGTTGTttgggatgtgggggaggggagaagaaggtgTTGTCGATTTTGGCTCGAGGCCAGGCCAGATTCTTTGATCCTCCTCTGTGTGGCAGCGGAAGTGGTCTGCTCTCAGCCCTCACACCTGAAGCAGCCAGCCCTGATGTGCTGGGGAGAGGAAGGCTGACAGGAAGCTGAGTGGGCACCGCATGCTGGCAGACCGCTGCAGGcctctgggcctctctctctccatctctctcagtTTGCACCTGCTTGTCACGTGCAAACTTGTCACGGGTTGGACCTGGAGGAGGCTTCCAGCCAGCACCTCCTTGATCCGCACTCAGTCTGCTCCCTCTTCAGCTTCCGCTCCTCAGTTTCAGGtctattttctttagtttttctttttcttttcttctctttattttccttttttgtttgtttgtttgtttgtttgttttggtttttgagacagggtttctccgtgtagccctggctgtcctggaactcactctgtagaccaggctggccttgaactcagaaatccacctgcctctgcctcccaaccttctttggtttttcaagacagggtttccagTGTGTGCTTGCCTCAAAAGTGGGTTTTCCGTACTAATTCTTCTGAAATAGCAAGTTCACTTTGAGATCTATTCCTATTTATTGTATGcgtgtgtttgcatatatgtatttataccacatgtgtgcctggcatCCAGTTCCCCTaggattggagttacaggtgattgtgagccgcCTTGTAGGCGCTAGGAagcaaacccagatcctctgcaagagcaaccagtgcgccaaccactgggccatctcgcCAGCCTTACTTCCACTCCTTTTAAGACATTTAAGACATCTGTTCCTAATAATGTCTGCAAAAACTAGATTCTAAACTtacaaaaacttttttttctcaagacatgGTTTTTCTTTATTGCTCTACTGCCTTGGAATGTACTCTATAGATCAGGTTGTCATCACACTCAGAGCAATCATCATTctcaacttaatttttaaaatctttatttagggttggagagttggctcagcagttaagagcacttattactcttgtagaggacctgggtccaaTTTATAGCACCTatgtggaggctcacaaccacctgtaactccagtcccaggggagccGACACTCTCTCCTggtaccaggcacacaggtggtgtacatacacacttgcacacaaaaCACTCAGCACATGTAAAATGGTAAGATAAACACATATAAAGTgaactttcagaggacccaggtccagtTTGCAGCAGCCACGTGGCCACTAACAACTGGGTAGCtgcagctccagggcagccagtgcctcgtctgacctctgcaggtgtctgcatgcatgcggtacacacacacacacacaccacaggcacatgcacacacaagtatttttaaagatgtatttgtttttattttatgtgtatatctgtttTTCTagcatgtatgcgtgtgtattacatgcatgcctgatgcccaaggaggccagaagggggtgttAGATCTCCTGAAatttgttacagatggttatgagctaccatgtggttctgggaaccaaatccaggttgCGTAGAAAAGCTACCAGTGCTCCTAAGCACTGGTTGCTCTCTCTCTAGACCCCCATCTTACCGTTTGATAACAGACCTCCTAATCCATGGTCTTTCTAGGCTCAGATGCACTGTATCCATACGGCATCTCAGAGCATCGAGCACAGGGAAACTCCGGCAGCCCAGGGAGTGTTGTCTGAGTCGCCCAAAACTCCTGGCAACTGTCTGAAGGGTAAGAACCCTGCTATCTGAGGATATAACAGTGCAGATGTAGCCCTGGCAGGCCTCAGGGCTCCTGCTTCATACTTCGAAACTGCACACTGGAGCAGCTAGGAATCTTTTGGAACcaacagggagaaagagaagacagtGCTCTGTGGAAGCCACACGCTTTTATTTTGACATTAGCGTTCATGAGTGGTAACAGGCTCCTCACCCCTCACTTGCCCCTTCTTTGATCCTTT
It contains:
- the Vamp1 gene encoding vesicle-associated membrane protein 1 — encoded protein: MSAPAQPPAEGTEGAAPGGGPPGPPPNTTSNRRLQQTQAQVEEVVDIMRVNVDKVLERDQKLSELDDRADALQAGASQFESSAAKLKRKYWWKNCKMMIMLGAICAIIVVVIVSLGKTYFLVLKTPGHSSLLPEAVPHASPHVI